The nucleotide sequence ATTTAACATATAATAGAATCAACAAAATCAACAAGTGATGCTGGAATCATAATCCGCATTCTTCCTAGGCATATCGTATAGACCTGCACTACCGGAGAGACTAATGCGATGCTGGAATCATAATCCGGACACTTCCTAAACCTTTCTTCGAACCTGTCTTTTAAGTGGTCAAGGCTGTATGTCGATCATTCTAACGAAAACATCTCCCTGATCCGATTTCGAATAGCTTTTCTACCTCTGCAAGCTCTGTCAGGTAACCTGCTTATTCGAATGAATAGATTCCCTTTCTACCTTCCATGAGCTTACAGGTCTGTCGAAGGGGGGTCAACTTAGCTTTGTATTCTTTGCGGGCTAGCAGAAAGGGATGGGAGCCTCTCAATCACAGCTTAAGGCTTAGAAAGGGATGTCAGCCTCTCTCAATCACAGCTTCAGGCTTGCGGATTcttttctctctatctctctcctcCGGGTGCATTGGAATAGCATTATCTGACAGGTGGGTGACTGACCTTAGTCTCGTTCCCTTCTCTTTCACCATGAGATGTGAATACAATTGGATGCCAACAATCTTGAGAAAAGGCACTCCTCATGTCAATACACAAGGGTGCCATGAAGAATAAGATAGCCATTTACTGGTTTTGATACCATATCCACTGTGACAAAGGTCATAGCAGGGAAAAACACTTCATTCACAGCCAGGAAAGAAGGCTTAAGGGACGTTCCTGATTCCTTGACCTATGCTTCGATTGACCTCTATGCTTTGTTGGCCTTGGAAGTTGGAACTATATTCCTCTTTTTTGATTGACCAGCGGGATTCCTAGGTTTTGTCATCGCCTTGCCGGCACCTTCCTTCCCTGAGCTCTCCTCCTCTACCACCTTTCTATATGCCATTAGGCGAAGTCAGTCTGTCTGCGCAATCCGCAATCATAAATATCTATAACAATAAACTATATCTCAAAAAGTCTAACATAAAGAAATTAGCTAGCAAACAAATAATATTGGAAATATAGTAACGTTAGGCCATAATATCCCAACTATTATGTCATAAGCGTTAGGCCATAACCATTTTCTCTTCGTGGATCTTTTGAGGGAAGGGGATAATATATCCATGCTCAATAAGATTTGACAAAGTTCTATGTTGGTTTCAATTGCATTATGTAACCCTTCTTTTTTATGCTCATGgtcaatgatgaaaaattatacGACCTGATCCGATGGAATAACTAACTCACTAACTTCATTGATCGAAACTGAACAACTGTCCGAAAGTGCTTGAGTCCAAGCTAGTGGTAGTATTCCTATCACATCATTATTAGCAAATTCAAATCTTTTGCCTACTTCTTGATGTGAGACTAAACTTGTGGTCATTATGATCTATCCCATTTTAGGGCTTGACAAACTTTTCAAGCTCGAATATGACCCAAAATTAAAACTGCATGCAAGGTCGAGTTATAAAAGTAAGGAATGACTGGTAATTTGTGGCAAAAAAAATTGTTGTTCCTGGTAAAAACCTTGAGAGTATGTGTTACTACTTACAATACCTGATGGGATATTAATGGCATACTACAAAAAGTGTGAATTGTTTTGTTGTATGTGTCGCTTAGCATAGTCAAGTTATAAAAGCAAGAGGACTGCATGACCAGACAAGCATATTCTAGTTCTTGGCTGATAGACAAAATTAGCTCAAATTATGATTAGGTGATAGTAGCCTTTAGTTTAAAATAATAAGCGCTAGATAAACCGTTGAGTTCTGCTGGAGCTGAAGTATAAGGTGgtagtatttaaaaaaaaaggtgGTGGTAGTATTAGAAGGTTGCTGAAGTTGAAGTTGCCTGGAAAAAAGATACTTCCATATGGTGATGTGATGTTAAACTACTTTCTACATTTGAGGTGGTAGTTCTCCGTTATGAAGGGAGGGAAGAATAACAAATGAGCCAGCTGAAATATACAAGAAGAATGTTGATACATTCACCTCTTTGTTTTGGGATCTTATTTCTCAAGTTTAAGTTAAAGTTGGTGATTGCTTCATTCGAGTTATGCCTGATTTTTATTCTATTTTGTTCTTAAATCTTGAGAGTGACATAACATGTTCGAGAATGCTATTTTTGTATGTTTTGGGAAAAATAAGTTCATTTGCTTTTTTTTGAAAGCCTGTTTTGCtttgaaaattttatagaaatgaaAGGTTGTTATGAGTGCCCTACCTGGGCTGGGTTTTAAATAGTGTGTGACATGTAATATCCTGAGTGTGCATTAGTTGCAAGAAACCCCTCCTTTTTGTTGAACACGAAGCTTGTTCCTGTTTTGAGACCTGAAGATAATAACAGAgtgttgttttttttcttttgatcatGGAAAAACTGAATGCTTTTATTCAGCATCAAGTATGATGTTAAAGggcattctcttcttcttcttaataAACATATATTGATGATTATTAAACTAGAATTTTCATGTTCATCCATGGTTGACTACAGTCACATAATTGTCATGGTGATCTTATCATGTTGGCATATCTTGTTCATTTATTTGActcgtagtttttttttttataagtatttGACTCGTAGTTGATGAGTATGAAAGTGAGACCGTCAAAATATTGTTGTGCAGAAGCGTCCTAGAACATATGTATCAAAATATTGTATTTCAAATATTGGTTATTTCTACTAAATTGCCATCACATTTGTTGAAATATATGACAACGACATAAATAGTAAAGAAAACATGGGTAAAACAGTTGTGCTCAACTAAGGTTGATTCTAGAGATTCTTCTTTGTCGTATATGTTTAAGAACATAAGTGTTTGGCAGCTGATGGAGGAGCAGAAATGGTAAACACAATGTTGGAGAGGAAGCTGCACCACTTCTTGCATACATAATTTTTACTAACAACCGGGCAGAACTGATTCATATCTTGTATTACTTCTGAAATTGGTGTCTTCGTGTACTAGTGAATGTTGTATGCCGTTACTATCAATACATGTAGAAATGTGAAGGCAATGACAACAAAATTAACAGTCAAGTAAGATAgtgtttcttgattaaattattgaAAATGAGGATTACAGATGATTGTTTGTTGTTTTTTGGTTTAGGGTTTATACTCTAGTGAAATAGATGACTCCACTAAATCATCTTGGGCATGGATGCTAAAGTTCAAAGATGCAGTACTCCATATTGCTGTCCAGGTATTTTTTATGTTATTCTCTTGGTGCTTTAGATTAATTTGAGATGCTTTGCTACCATTCTGATAGAATATTTTCTCACCTAGTCTGGAAGTGATGGAGTTAGGTTGCTTGCTGTGAAATTTGTTGAGACATTGGTTCTTCTTTATACACCAGATCCTTACATTTCCGCAGATCCACCTCAAGAACCTGTGTATGGTAATTATGAACTTCTAAATTCAGAAAagaaataatatcatattttgactACCCATTTTACTGCCAAAATAATGAAATGTTCATTGTACTTATTACAGGGCTAGGTTTCAATATTTCATGGCTAAGGGGTGGTCATCCTTCGCTTAATGTTGGAGAGCTAGCCATGGAAGCCAGTCAGAGCTTGGGATTATTACTTGATCATTTGCGGTCCCCACAAGTGAAATCACTCAGTAACTCAATAATTATTGTGCTAATCAAAAGGTTAGTTTTCCTTGCCTTACCTCACATTTGATAATGGCCATTCATGTAGTCTTTGGACTGAGCAAGAGCATTCTTACCTTCCTCTGCATTTGGAAGGGTGGTGTTGGAACACCTCTCATTTTCTTATAACTTGTTGAAACAGTCATGCATAGGAGCAAAAGTGCAATTGATTTATCATATACCCATTTGGATATGTTTACTTTAGATTAGTTCTTTTACAGAATTTGTTTattgcttcttttttttccttcctgTAAACATCTTTGATAGACAAAGAGCATCATGCCTTGTGTTAGAAGTTTATCCTTTTGATATAGTACATGGGAGGCATATAACAAGAAATATTCAACTTGAGACATTTTAGTTTATAATAGGCTAATAATTTTGGACTTTGAAATCAATTAGCCATGAAGTACAAATGTCTTTTCCTTATATTTTTTATGGGGAATATTTTGTCATGTGCAAGGTTTTAAATACCGGATGTACCACTTTGTATGAGTTGGTATTTTTTGATCTGATAGGGAACTGGCATGGACTGGGAAAGTTGTCCGCTATAGCCTGATATTTACTAGTTTGATAGGGAGCTGTGCATGGGCTGAGCAATTTGCTCGGTCCAATCGAAACCTGTAATTTTTTCAAAATTTCCTTTCTGGCTGAAAACTGTTGTTGATGGCCTCGACAACCTTTtctcttgttctttttcttttctcatttTCTTCCCATTTTCCTGTCTCTTCCCTCCACCTTGTAGCCTTGACTGTTGCTGCTCCCATCTAACTGTTGTTACTGTCACCGCACCTTCTCCCCCTCATATAGCCACCCGCCATCTCATTTGGTACatttttcttctcctcatcttccttctctcctcctcctcctccattgccaccacctccctccctcctcctcctcctcgtcctcctccaccaccattgTTTCTCCTCCTCGACTGGACTCATGGTCGGCATGGTCGGTATGCCCCACCATACTGGAACCATACTCGATTCAACCAGGGACTAGTATAGGTTTCGGACTAAAAATTTAAACCTTGAACATATTACTCATTTATTATCGTTTGTGGAACCTTTATGCAATCGGTTTTTTTGGTCATCGTTGTTTTCACATCAGTAGTTTTTGTCATTTAAATACATATCATTGTGATATCTGTTGTCATCTGTTTTAACGATTATGATGAAAAAGTAAAAAACAATGTTTGTTTTTGGCTGATAACTGTCAGTTTAGGTGTCATTGAATTCAATTCAAGGTATaaattatcatgatttagaattgaaCGTTACACCTGTTTTACATCTCGCAAATAGAAAATGTGTAACACTAGCTCCTTTTATTTCTGTGGCCATCCCAATGTATGATGATAGGACCCTTCCAAGAACTGTTATGACTTCCATTGTCATGTTATAGTGGCTATTGTTTCAGATACTATATGCATCTTTATTGACATCGTACTTCTTCCGGAAGTATCTTTTCGTTGGAACGGATTGTCTTAGCATGGGCACTGCCCAGCTGGGGCATGATATGTATGATCCAATAGATGCCACTGGTTGAGTGCCCACTTGTACGCCCAAATTCTTGTTCTTACACGTAAAAAGAGTTCGTCCATGCTTTTATAATATCAGTACCAGTTAATATAATCAATTATTTATCATTGACATCTTAGCCAAGTAGACTTGCATAGTCAATgcaaaaatttattgatttacacCAACTAAAGAAAAAATTTCTTGTTGGAAACTATTGTATGGCCTGTTACATGATTTCTTGCTTGTTTCTCTGTCAAGGGGAACATCCTCCGACACTATTTACTTGGGGTGTTTTAGTTGTAACTTGTCATAAGGCATGGAgtgctcctatatatatatatatatatatatatatatatatatatataaaataaaagatcCATGCTTTCTTTGGGCATTGATGGAAGCAGCTATGTAGAAGATTTGATATTGCAGGACTTGTTGTTTTATATGGTCATGCCTCTGATCCTTGCTAATTGCCACCTGTCTGGTTTTGGTATCTTGTTTAGGAAGATTAATTAAATGATTGGAACCGGGATATCTGATGACCTTCCAGCTCATGAAATAGCTTCAGTTATTACAGTCTGATAAAGTAGCTTCACACATATTGTACAAGTGTGTAGTACATTTATGAAGTTTATGACTATATTCACATCTATTCTAGTTTGTTAAACACAATCCTTTTTTGACGATAATTGATGACAATGCATATTGTCAGACTGGTTTATGTTTGTATTCTGTAATGCTCTCTTATTCCTGCCTCTATTGGTGATAACACAAAAGTTGCATGTTGTAACATCTTCTTGGAATGATAGGTGCTAATTTGTCATTTTAGTTTCAGGTAATTCTGTATAACATCAATCTGTGCTTTTTCTATATTCTACCTGATATCATTTTCTTGATGAATTCTTGTTTGCACTGTGATATATAGTGGTTCGTTTTTGTTTAAATTGCATATGCTACAAAGTACTTGAAACCTACCATTTCCTTGGCTGGCTCGATGTTTTCTACCAGTCTCTCAGCTATTGCGACGAAAAGGCCTTCCTTCTATGGACGCATATTACCAGTTTTACTCGGCTTGGATCCGGCTATTTCAATTGTGAAAGGGGTGGAAGTCCCAGGTGCACACCATGCCCTAAAAACTGCCTTTGTGGCATGTTTGGAATGTACACACTCAAGTGCTGAACCGGTAACTCTTTCTGTTAACTCTCATGATGTTCATATAAATAATGTTGATTGCAATTTATTTTAAAATGTTGAAATGATATgtctattttatatattatattgttcATGGTTGTTATCTTGTCAGAGATTGTTTTTACATGTAGGAGAACCTACAAGCAATAATTATCATATCTAATACTTCTGTTGTTTTACAGATTTTTTTGAGATATATTGTGTAAAACTATTTGAACTTTGAGAATGCTCTGAAGTGTATGTTGTTTTTTCTGTCTGCAGTGGCGTGCCCGCTTGGTGGAAGCTCTGAAAGCTATTAATGATAGTGAGTTGTCAGGCCAGGCAACTAATAAGAATTCTGGAGGTGTTTCTATAAGCAATGAAGAGTCATTACCCCTAAAGGTAAGCCTATCTTCCGATTTGGCAACTAAGATGTAGGTCTGTGGACTAGTTGATACGTCTCTGTTGGGCCTTTTTGAAATGGATTATATCAATTGCAGGATGATAATTCATCAATGCAAGCATGTGATGAGGCAAGTAGTGATCTTGTGCGTAAGAGGCCTGTAGCTGAATTGAACAATGATTTGCTGCAAGATGATTGTCTTTCTGTTAAACGAATAAGACATTCAACTCATACAGTTCAGGATCTGCCAAATGAACCACTTCAGGTGGCTGCTGATCAGGAATCAAATAGTGTCCCTGTGGTTGGTTCTGTGTCTTCTAGGGATAAGAGCTCTGGACCTGTGCAGCAACTTGTTGCTATGTTTGGTGCCTTGGTTGCGCAAGGCGAAAAAGCTGCTGGTTCACTGGAGATTCTTATTTCGAGTATCTCCTCTGACTTGCTTGCAGAAGTAGTTATGGCTAATATGCAACATCTCCCTCCAACATGTCCTAAGACTGACAAAGATGATGTGGCCTCGGAAACGGGTTATCCTTCTTGCTTAGCTAGCAGTGTCTTGCCATCTATACAGTCGTCACCACTCATTTCAGATATTCATTCATTGTCAAGTTTGAGTCCTCTTCTAGCGTCACTACTTAATATACAACCTTCAATGTCTCATGATGTTGCTGTAAGTTTCTGTGTTTTTCTTTCAAAGTATGCAATTCATTATGGAGTTGTGATTTAAGGTTATCCCATTTTGCCTTCCAATTGCAGAAATCCCATCAGAGCAGCGAGGAAAAAGTAATGGATACAGTAGAGACAACTTTACTATCCTCTAGTGGAGGTGATGGTGGTGCAATGATGCCTGTTACTTTGCCTGCTTCAGTTTCACCATTTCCAGTTGTTACTGAAAATGGCAGTTCAGCCGTTTCATTGTCTCTAAATTCGGCAACAGAGGAGAGAGTAATACCTGGTGTTGATTCAACCAGTTCTATTGATGAAATCCAAGAATCACTTGATGCTTCTCATTCTTCGAACCCTGAAGTGAATGATTCTAGTCAAGATCATGCCACAAGTTTGGGCAGTTTAGTGCCTTCTAATGTTTTGTCAACTTGTTCCATGGCAACTGATGTTTCAGAAACCCAGAGTACCGGAGTAGGTATTTTTGATACTAGTCAGGCATCTTCTGCAGCTTCTCTTGTCACTTCATGCCAGTATGTCCTACCAAAGATGATGATTCTTGATGTTAATCTAACCGATGAAGCTAAGGATCAACTTCAAAAAGTGGCATTTGTTCGCATACTTGATGCTTATAAGCAAGTAGCAATTTCTGGTGGGTTAGATGCTCGCTGTTCGTTGCTTGCTCATTTGGGGATTGAGGTATATACCCTCGTGCTTAAAAGCGATGTGATTCCTGTAAACATCTTAGAATATGAGTATTTAAAGAAAGGTTTACTTGTTCTCTGGCAGAATTGCTGCCTGGTTTCTTATTCCTTTGCTATTTGATCATTATGCAGTATAAATTGGACGCTTTTGAATTTGACATTTGTTGGATCTTTGAAggtgaagaagatgcaaaagttaGAATGTAGTTCTACGAAGTATGGTTGCTTTTGTTTATTAACATCAACATATTCCTTCGGACTTCTATTGGGGTCTTTGAAGGCAATGATGCATATATAAAAAATGCAGTTTTAATAAATATGGTTGTTATTATATATACAGATTGGCATATTGCTGCAGATACTTTTACAATGTCCTTCCCTATCCTTTCAGTTGTCAGTTGGAGCTTTAATATCATTTATTTCGAATCTATGTTTCTCTGATACTGTTGATTGAAACTGTATGGTTGATGAAGTTTTCTTATTCTCTTTATTTGCAATTGTTGTTTTGTCTTGAGTGGTGGAAATGAGTGCTTCTTTGCTTGATTTAATCTGTTCTATGGTTCAAATCACTTATACGTGTGCATATACAGAAACATGCATAAATGCATGATGCGTAGATGTATGCTTATGAATATACATGTTGCTTCTCCTCTTTCTGGTTTCTCTATCGTAGTTTAGGCATAAgttatttaatttcttttttttttgttctcctcTTTGGTTACTGTCATGACATGTACCATTTTCCTATTCTTATTCTTTTGGTGAAATCAATTCCTTTAGCGGTCAACATATTTAATGAATTATCCATTTCTCCTGTAGTTCCCGCTGGAGCTAGATTCTTGGGGGCTTTTGCAAAAACATGTTCTGTCTGATTATATGGACCATGAGGTAATTACCAGATTGTCTGCATTATCTTTGATTTCTTGAAAATGTCTTTGAATAAAtaatcttctcttctttcttaaaCTAGGCAAtgattacaatttttttttcttttatcattcTGTTTACTCAGGCTGTTCTTGTGTATGTTTTACTAtacattttaataaataaatatttatatacttCTATCTTGCTAatcattaattcttgtagaatttTAGCCTGATCAAGTCCATTTGAGTATTTGACAGTTGAGCTTGATCTGCAACCTAGTTGTGATTCTGAAAGTTTTATAGGTGATGCATCAAAAGCACTATGTTGTAATCCCTTTTTTGATTAAGTCATTATGTGATTCCTGCCTAAATGACTCTGTTACTTATAGGATGTCACCCCACATAGTTGCAGAAATAGATAATTGACTATGGTATTAATATATTGCCAGAAAACCAGAAAACCAATTTAAAATtggaaattaaaataaaaagtgcTGGTTAACCAAAATGGTCAATTTTGTTTctggatcagtgatttaaaaagcgctaggcgtcaaaaagcgctaaggtccaaaaatgcccaaGGCGTTAGGCGCTCGCCTGAGTGAAGTGAggagctaaaatataaaaatataaaatataattaataaatataattatttaaatttttaaataaaatatgttattaaattaatctaataaatacaaatattattactagtatacagttaacagtatacagtatactgttaacagtatactatcgaaagagaagagtgtaagggaacaGTTGGAAGATCGAGGGTGTTGACTGGGAAGAGTAGGAGCGGCAGCTGCGACTGCGAGCGactacagtggcagcggcagcagcgagcaacagcagcgacagcgggagcgaaaGTGGCGAGTGGAGATAGTGGCATCGGTAGCAGCGAGAGCGAGAGCGGCAACAGTGGGAgcgacagcggtagcagcgagcagcggcaacGAGAGTGGCGAGCGGTGACAGCAGTAGCGACAGCGAGTAGTGGCGGCAATAGCGTgaacgacgagcagggttagggttggagaCCGAATCATACCTCAaatgctggttcggtcgcctggtttaacccaagcgctcgcccgaagcgctctgcgcctaggctcgggcgagaacccaggtggcgcctctttgaagcatgccgcttggaaatgaagcgaggtgctcgggcctcgtctcgcctctcccgagcgcctattgaaatcactgttcTGGATCATTAGTATTTTGTTTAGGTTATCTGATTTGGTGACAATTTAATTACCAAGCTGTCCAAACCGTGTATTTGATTAGCTCAATCGGTCAATGACCAGTCCAAACTAAAAAAGATACATACATATTATATGCAACAGCATACACTTGATCATATATCTGGCTTTTTGTATGGATATCTGCTCTCTCTTGTTGTGATCATATTGTATATACATTTGTTTGCTTATTTTCTGAAGATTTTTTGGATAATTGACATGCCTAAGTTGACAAGTTTGTTAATTTGCAATTTGTACAAAAATATGCACACATCTTTGATTAACTGATAAATTGCACAAACTGGTGAGCTGGTGTTGAGTATTCCATGGATACTATCCGAAGCATGGAAGCTCATAGgaagaaaaaattgaaaattgTGCAATTATTCCATATGGATACTAGGCTAataaatcataaaatatcttcttaATAATATTGTCAAGAGCTTAaggagtgttggattgttcagaaATTACAGAACATTTAAACAACAATTATACAGTTGTCCAAGACTAGAATTAAAGTTTCAGTTTGATTCTGATGTTTGTTTGGCGGCTGAACCAGTCAAGTGTTGGTACTGCCTGTGTACAAAGTGTTGGTATGGTTCAGCACTGGTCCATATTGTGTGGAGTCACTGGACCACGACAAGCAcagaaagatagatagatagacagAGAAATAGAGAGCTACACATTTTGAAAGGTGTACTGTAGTGGTATGGCGGTGGGGCAGAAAGAGAGGCAGATGAGGACAACTGTAGTGGTATGGCAGAGTGGAAGCAGTGGTGGAGGGAGTTAGAGCTGATTGGAAGGAGTAGGAGTGGCAATGTAGGTCGGCAGCGGCACGAGACAGCAACAGCGGCATGGGACAACAACAGCCAGCATGGAAGAACGGCAGTGGAGAGGTTGGGAAGGGTGGGGGTTCTTTTCAATTATGAAACTTCTAATATTTGTTTTAGATCAggcgtgtgtatatatgtataatattagTCAGGGATGGCAGAAGATTGAGTAAATATAATCTTGTTCTATTTGTTGATTTTTGTAGTTCTTTCAGGTTTAGGGTTTAAGCTTGGAACTTATggcgttgttgttgttgtaattctTTCAGGTTACATAATTGATTTGTTAATTCGATTTCTTATTCGATAAAAGAGATTTAAATGTAGTGACcttttttcttaatatattaattttctttttatttgattttttattttgagtttAAATTAGTTCTTTAATTGCAGGAAGTCTTATAAGTTGACTTATTATCGAACATTTTTTCTGCATGACATTGATTTAATAAAGGCTTCTACATATCTTCCATTTATTGTTCCTGAAATCCGGTTTCCTAACTCACGAATTCAATGTTATCAGGGACACGAGTTGACTTTGCGTATCCTATACAGGTTATATCGGGAAACGGAGCAGGATCAAGACTTTCTTTCATCAAGGACTGCTATATCAATTTATGAAACATTTCTTTTGGCCGTGGTATGTTTTGATCCTTCTTGTATTTGATATTTATCTGATTTTTCCTGCATAACCTTGCTATTGCTTTTTAGGCTGAATCCCTTCGAGATACCTTCCCTGCCACAGATAAATCACTAGGCAGATTGCTTGCTGAAGTGCCTTACTTGTCGGAGGGAGTGTTGAAACTGTTGGAGGGTTTGTGCTGTCCTGACAGAAGTGAGAAACATGAAAAGGACTTTCAAAATGGTGACCGAGTTACTCAAGGCCTGAGTGCTGTTTGGAATCTAATTTTGCTTAGACCTTCCAGTCGAGCTAGATGTCTCCTTATTGCTTTACAGGTATTGGCTTTTCATTTGCATTACCTCTGAAATTTCATGTTCTATCTTTGTGATCTCTTGTATTAAGAGTTGTTTTTTGTCTAGCAATTCTTGTTATTCTGATTGGCCTTCtgtatttgtttgtttttttgttcttttgtgttCGGCATATTTTCTTCTAGGCTAGCTGACGACAAAGGATTTTGTGGGTCCAAAGAAAAATTTTGAACTCAATATAATGTGAATTAGCAGAATTGGTCTTGTGAAAATTTCAAGGTTTGTAATTTCATACCGTACGAGTATCGAGCTTAGCTTGctacggtatggtatggtacgagTATATCGAACGGTATATTATGGCGTATGGttcagtgtgtgtgtgtgtgtgtatatatatatataaatataaaatatgaaaaaggttaaaaaataaaaaaagaggcgACGTTGTCGTCTCGTTTCTTCTCCCTGCGAGGATgatgagaagtcgccgacgacACCGAGGCCTTgtcacctcagacgaggaggaggtgGCATCTCATCTGTGGCGTCCTGCTAGGGAGGGCGGTGacagatcgggatcgtcgagtgaGAGCAGcgccggatctccaggttctcccttttcttctccctcttcttccttctccctcggctaatactgcCCGGTAGCGGGCAGTGACAGTCAAAATTGACCGTCATTGATCGATTTTGTGTGGTAACGGGGTtgaaacagccccaatcgatggtaccgcccgttacGGGCGAtgtcattcaaaattaaaatccttggaatTTTCCTTGTTGGAGTTCTAGTGATGGTTAAAGGCACCTTGAAAATGTTTTGATTTACTATACTGATATATCTGATTTGGAAATTCTCTAGTGACTTCCAGTATAGGAATTTACTGAACAAGATAATAGAAGAAGAGAGTTTCTCATTTTTCACTTTTGTTTTTATATAGGATGAAGTACATATAGTCaaacaagagaaaagaaagaaaggaaagagctAGTTAAATAAATCTAGGTGCTAATCTAGGAAATATACAACTAGCAAATGTACACAAATAAGGTAATACAACTAGGAATGAATCAACAATCATATCCTAGTCTATCACTTCAAATAAGGTAGCATGTCAAGAATCAGATCTTGACctatcaaatcaaatcacaataGATTTGACAGATTTGACAgctctcaacactccccctcaaGCTGGTTCAAAGATATTCAACATCCCCAGCTTGCTATTTAAGTGATCAAACTACTGTTTTTGAAGCCCCTTTGTGAAAATATCTACAACTTGTTGCTTGGTAGGAACAAATGGAATGCATAACAGTTCCTCATCCaacttctctttaataaaatgccgATCAACCTCAATGTACTTTGTTCTATCATGATGTACTGGGTTGTGAGAGATACTAATTGCTGCCTTGTTATCTTAAATATAACTTCATTGGTTGGTTGCAAGAAATTCTAGACTCATCTTGAAGTCTTTTTACCTAAATGAGTTCACATTTTCCATGTGCGATAGCTCGAAATTCAGTCTCAGCACTACTTCTAGCTACTACATTCTGTTTTTTACTCCTCCGAGTCACTAAATTTCCTCCTATGAAAGTACAATATCCAGACGTAGATCTTCTATCATCCATCCTGTTGGACCAATCAGCTTCTGTGTCATCTTCAACATATACATCAGCCCT is from Musa acuminata AAA Group cultivar baxijiao chromosome BXJ1-6, Cavendish_Baxijiao_AAA, whole genome shotgun sequence and encodes:
- the LOC103987912 gene encoding uncharacterized protein LOC103987912, with the protein product MAAMTAAGWGERAVGLLESARTAGEVPSKLKQLRQLKAVLLHRDPPLLPEFVTRLTELQSERASPIRKFLAEMIGDIGSKHIELLPEMVPCLIAFLKDETPAVARQAITTGTSLFGYVLEKLVIQGLYSSEIDDSTKSSWAWMLKFKDAVLHIAVQSGSDGVRLLAVKFVETLVLLYTPDPYISADPPQEPVYGLGFNISWLRGGHPSLNVGELAMEASQSLGLLLDHLRSPQVKSLSNSIIIVLIKSLSAIATKRPSFYGRILPVLLGLDPAISIVKGVEVPGAHHALKTAFVACLECTHSSAEPWRARLVEALKAINDSELSGQATNKNSGGVSISNEESLPLKDDNSSMQACDEASSDLVRKRPVAELNNDLLQDDCLSVKRIRHSTHTVQDLPNEPLQVAADQESNSVPVVGSVSSRDKSSGPVQQLVAMFGALVAQGEKAAGSLEILISSISSDLLAEVVMANMQHLPPTCPKTDKDDVASETGYPSCLASSVLPSIQSSPLISDIHSLSSLSPLLASLLNIQPSMSHDVAKSHQSSEEKVMDTVETTLLSSSGGDGGAMMPVTLPASVSPFPVVTENGSSAVSLSLNSATEERVIPGVDSTSSIDEIQESLDASHSSNPEVNDSSQDHATSLGSLVPSNVLSTCSMATDVSETQSTGVGIFDTSQASSAASLVTSCQYVLPKMMILDVNLTDEAKDQLQKVAFVRILDAYKQVAISGGLDARCSLLAHLGIEFPLELDSWGLLQKHVLSDYMDHEGHELTLRILYRLYRETEQDQDFLSSRTAISIYETFLLAVAESLRDTFPATDKSLGRLLAEVPYLSEGVLKLLEGLCCPDRSEKHEKDFQNGDRVTQGLSAVWNLILLRPSSRARCLLIALQSAVHSAEEVRMKAIRLVANKLFPMPGVSQKIEEFAHDKLHSIIDDVPAIEDMDTDESTSGLQEDSKLGKPSSSRGQQSDNALKSSTHLDQNVMSSLISEAQRCMSLYFALCTKKHSLLREIFTIYKNISKAAKEAVHRQIPILVRTVGSSPELLAIISDPPTGSEDLLMKVLHTLTDGIVPSQDLISSVKKLYHSRMKDADVLIPVLPFLTKDEIFPIFPHLVNLPIENFQGALSRVLQGTPKTGPCLTPAEVLIAIHGIDPVKDGIPLKKVIDACSACFEQRKVFTQQVLAKVLNQLVEQIPLPLLFMRTVLQAIGIFPSLVDFVMEILLRLISKQIWKYPKLWVGFLKCVTQTMPQSFSVVLQLPAAQLENALNKHPVLRPPLVEHASQPNIRSSLPRSTQVVLGLVQDLQANSQGQTSQSQAADTGSSTADVATELTQESSAVS